In the Commensalibacter melissae genome, GGGATAACAAAGTTAAATATTGTGAATCAGATTTTATATTATCTTGTTTTTCTTTCATAAAACTGTGCATTTTCATATTGAAAACATCCTCAATTCTCAAAATGTTGATTCTTTATGTTCGAATAGGATAAGTTCTTTATTAATACAGTTTAAATATTAATTACGTAAGATTATTAAGATTATATATACCAATAAATTAGGAGATTGAATTCTTGAATCAAAAAACTGCCAACAAACAGTGGGGAGGACGTTTCACCTCTGGACCTTCAGCCATTATGGAGCAAATAAATGCCTCTATCGGCTTTGATAAAAACTTATGGAAACAGGATATACAAGGGTCAATAGCTCATGCAGAAATGCTGGCCAAACAGAAAATAATTTCCGAAGCGGATAAAAACAGTATTCATCAAGGTCTTAGGGAAATTGAGCGAGAAATTCAATCTGGTCAATTCGAATTTAGCAGAGCTCTTGAGGATATTCATATGAATATCGAAGCCCGTTTGGCAGAACGTATCGGTGAGGCAGGAAAAAGGCTTCATACAGCACGCTCAAGAAATGACCAAGTTGCGACAGATTTTCGTTTATGGATCAGACAAAATATCGATGAATTAATTCCAATGATAAATCATCTGATGCTGACCCTTGCTTCCCGAGCTCTGGAATATGCGGAAACAGCTATGCCCGGTTTCACTCATTTGCAATCTGCCCAACCGGTGACGTTCGGTCATCATTTACTGGCTTATACAGAAATGTTGAATCGGGATCGAGGACGATTGATAGATGCACGCAGACGACTAAATGAAAATCCCTTGGGTGCGGCGGCTTTAGCTGGCACCTCATTCCCAATTGACCGCCAATTGACTTCTAAATTATTGGGATTTGACCGTCCCATGGCAAATTCACTTGACGCAGTCTCTGATCGTGACTTTGCCCTGGAATATCTTTCCGCTCTTTCCATCATGTCGATTCATCTTTCACGCATGGCGGAAGAAATTGTAATTTGGTGTTCATCTCCTTTTTCTTTTATCCAGCTTTCAGATGCCTATACTACAGGTTCATCCATCATGCCACAAAAACGAAATCCAGATGCCGCCGAACTGGTTCGGGCCAAAGTTGGACGAATTTCAGGGGCGCTTACAGGACTTTTGACCGTTATGAAGGGTCTTCCTCTCGCATATGTTAAAGATATGCAAGAAGACAAGGAACAGGTTTTTGCTGCAACCGAAACTATTATTCTGTGTTTAGCCGCTTGTTCAGGAATGATTGCAGATTTAAAGGCCAATCAAGACAATATGGCCTATTGGGCAGGGTCCGGTTTCTCTACAGCCACAGATCTCGCAGACTGGCTGGTTAAAGAATTAGAATTACCCTTCAGAACAGCTCATCATGTAACAGGAAAAATTGTCAGCTATGCCGAAACACATAATCTTGCTCTTGAGAATGTGCCTTTACAAAAAATGCAGGAAATCGAACCTTTGATTAACAATGATATATATTCAGTTTTAGGAGTTCAGTCCTCACTTGCCTCTCGAACCAGTGAAGGTGGCACCGCTCCCAAAAATGTAAGAAAATCTGCAAAAATATGGATCGATAAATTAAAGGATATATCATGAAACGTTTTTTTTCTCTTTTTTTCGCTCTTGGTAGTCTTGCAATCCTCACAATCACCCTGTCTGGATGTGGCAAAAAAGCATCTCCTAAACCGGTTGGTCCCCCCGAAAAAGTAATTTATCCCCGAGCCTATCCACCTCAAGACTAATCCATTAATCCCTGGGTGGAGTGGTGAGTAACACGGCCATGCCACCGGGACGATCTGAATAAGCGGCAATCTGAATTGCTGTTATAACCCATTCCTTATTTTTATTTACTGTAAACAAAGGGGCACCACTACTTCCATATGTGGCTTGACAGTCATGCGCAAGAATGGTTTTACCCCCATTATTTTTTAATATATCGGTTACATGACATTTTTGATCAGCATATAAGACTTCCTGACGGTCCTGATCATAACCAGCCAGATATATATTCATACCGATATAAGGTTGATTTTTATTAAAACCGAAAAAATCCTCTTGATTTGTTTTTTTATCATTAAGCACAAGATAGGCCCAGTCATGGTGAATATTGTCCAATGTGGCTTTTTCCGAACCCTCTCCCTTATAATTTTCTGATTTAATAATATTAAGGACATTATAAGCTGATCGATAAGTTTGTCGCTGGTATCCCAGAAGAAAATGAACAGAATGTGGGTTGACAAAATGATTGGTTTTTCTAATCCATAAACAATGAGCTGCAGTTATCACCAATCTTGAACTGACAAGAAATCCCGTACAATGCGTACCAAGCTCTGTTTG is a window encoding:
- the argH gene encoding argininosuccinate lyase translates to MNQKTANKQWGGRFTSGPSAIMEQINASIGFDKNLWKQDIQGSIAHAEMLAKQKIISEADKNSIHQGLREIEREIQSGQFEFSRALEDIHMNIEARLAERIGEAGKRLHTARSRNDQVATDFRLWIRQNIDELIPMINHLMLTLASRALEYAETAMPGFTHLQSAQPVTFGHHLLAYTEMLNRDRGRLIDARRRLNENPLGAAALAGTSFPIDRQLTSKLLGFDRPMANSLDAVSDRDFALEYLSALSIMSIHLSRMAEEIVIWCSSPFSFIQLSDAYTTGSSIMPQKRNPDAAELVRAKVGRISGALTGLLTVMKGLPLAYVKDMQEDKEQVFAATETIILCLAACSGMIADLKANQDNMAYWAGSGFSTATDLADWLVKELELPFRTAHHVTGKIVSYAETHNLALENVPLQKMQEIEPLINNDIYSVLGVQSSLASRTSEGGTAPKNVRKSAKIWIDKLKDIS
- a CDS encoding trypsin-like serine peptidase, with product MNIFIRIFACTIFISISTLSYSVPAKDLPGISQKNNHRQLVNAAEKPWQILGRVQTELGTHCTGFLVSSRLVITAAHCLWIRKTNHFVNPHSVHFLLGYQRQTYRSAYNVLNIIKSENYKGEGSEKATLDNIHHDWAYLVLNDKKTNQEDFFGFNKNQPYIGMNIYLAGYDQDRQEVLYADQKCHVTDILKNNGGKTILAHDCQATYGSSGAPLFTVNKNKEWVITAIQIAAYSDRPGGMAVLLTTPPRD